Genomic segment of Umezawaea sp. Da 62-37:
TCCGCCGGTCGACCTCGCGCGCGACGGCGTCGCTGCCGGGCAGCCTGGTCAGCGGGTTCAGCGCCGCGGCCCGCTCGACCTTCAGCTCGGCGATGCCGCGCACGACGTCCGCGACCCGCACGACGCCGAGGCACTTGTCGTCGGCGTCGACCACGACCAGGTCGTCGTTGGCGCGCACGCGGTCGGCTCCCGCGACGATGTCCAGCAGCTCGACGGCACTGGTGTCGGTGGCGATCAGGTGCGGCCGGTCGGCGAGCCGGGCGGCTTCGCGGCGGGCGTGCAGCGCGTGGCCGTAGGGACCGGTCACGGCAAGGAGGAAGCGGTTGCGGTCGACGGACCAGAGCGGACGGCCCTCGGGATCGACGAGGACCACGCCGCTGAGGCTCGGGTGGTCCGCCAGCAGTTCGCGCACCTGCTCGGACGTGGCGTCCTCCGGCAGCGTCGTGGCCGGGTGCAGGAAGTCGGTCACCCGAGGTCCGGCGGCGCGCCGGATCGGGCCGGTGTGGGCCACGGCCTCCGGGTCGTTGGCCTCGCTGAGCACGGCCTCGATGGTGGCGTCGACCTTCGGTCTTCGCGACGCCGTCGCCAGCAGGTTGCCCTGCGCCAGCCACACCCCGAGCCTGCGCAACGACGCCAGCTCGGCCTCGGTCTCCACGCCCTCGGCGACCACCTGCGACCCGGTGTGCTCGGCGATGTGCAGCAACCCCTGGACCACGGCGCACTGGCCGGGGTCGTCCGGCAGCGCCGCCACGACCTCGCGGTCCAGCTTCAGCAGGTGCGGGCGCGCGGCCGCGAGCAGGCCCAACGGCACGTCGCCCTCGCCGACCCCGTCCAGCGCGATCCGGAACCCGCTCCCGCGCAGCAGCTCCAGCCCGCGCAGCAGCGAGCTCCGCCGCGCGCGGGAGTAGGGGACGCCGATCTCGACCACCACGCTCGACGGCGAACGGCCCGCGTCGCGCAGCGCGCCGAACAGGGGAGCGAGGAACTCCGGTCGGTCCGCGACCGTCATCGCCATCAGGTTCAGGTGCAGCGGCAGCGTGAGGTCGTGGTCGGCGGCGAAGCCCACCGCACGGCAGGCGAGGGCCACGTCGGTGTTCGTCAGGTACCCCGCGCCGTGGGCCACGCGCAGCAGGTCCCGCACGCCGCCGTCATGGGGCCGGGCCAGCGCTTCGACCGCGACGACACCTCCGGTGTGGAGGTTGAACAGCGGCTGGAAGGCGAATCGGACGTCATCCAGCAACGCGGGCACCAGTCGATCGTGCCCGGTCGGTCATCGTTCGCCGAGGTGGTTCACCAGGTGTTCACGACCTCTTCGGCCGGTGTCAGCGGTCCTGCGGTGCCAGCACCATCGTCCGGCGCAACCGCCACGGGGCGCCGCGGAACAGCTCGGCCATCGCCTTGGTCGCCCCGGCGACGTCCTCCCGGTCGGACAGGTACGCGTGCCGCAGCTCCTCGGGCAGCCCGAAGAACAGGTCGAAGAACTCCGGCACCTGCTCGGACGGCATCGACAGCAGCACGCGCAGCCCGTGGCGGCGCATGGTGTGCACGACCTTCGCGGCGGGGGACCAGACGACCTGCCGCGCCGCGGCCCGCGCCGCACGGGGACCGCGGGGCAGCGCGTCGGCGATGGCGGCGGCGACCAGGGGCGCCAGCGTCAACGTCGTCGCGACGCTGTACCCGGTGGCCGGGTGCACCAGCGCGGCCGCCGCGCCGAACGCGAGCTGCGCCGAGCGGTTCAGGTCGACGGGGAAGCGGACCTGCTCCTCCACGTCCGACGGGTCGACACCGTGCAGGGCCAGCCGTGAAGCCAACCGCTTGCGCAGCTCGGCCACCGGGAGGCCGGGGCGGCGGGCCAGCGACGTCTCCTCCAGCAGCACGCGGTCCGCGTCCAGGGGAACGGCGTAGAGGAAGGTGGGCCAGTCGACACCGGCGTCCGGCGGCTGCCGCCAGTCCATGATCAGCGCCTCGCCCTCGGCGACGACCGCCTTCGCGTCGGCCGTGCTGACGACCACACCCGCGGCGGTCTGCTCGACCCGGCCGCGACTGGGAGGGGCACCGGTGGCGTCGACCACGAGCGTGGCGGTCAGCGTGCGGCCGTCGGCCAGGAGCACCGTCGTGCTCTTGGGTCCGAGCACGGTGCGCACGGCCTTGCCGGTCTCCACCCGGACATCGGGGTGGAACACCTGGAGCCGGGCGTTGTCCACGACGGCGTACGCGCGATCCAGCACGTGGTGTTCGACGCCGATGGCGCGGGTCACCGGTGCGACCGCTGCCACGGGCGTTCCGGACGGCAATTCATCGGCCCACGCCCCGTAGGTGGCCGTCCACGGCCGATCCGGTCGGGGATCGACCAGCGTTGTCTCCAGTCCCGAAGTCGCGCAGGCACCCGCCAACGCCCTACCCGCGGGCCCACCACCCAGCACGATCACGTCCACGGTCCGACGTTATCCTTCCCCGTGTGCGCTCCGCCGCGCCCGATCGGGGGTGATTCCGCACGTCAACGCGCCGGCTAACACTGAAGGGACCCCCGATTTGGAACCCGAACCACACCCGTGTAAGTTTCTCCTTGCCACCGCGGAACGGGCCGGAAACGGAACGGAGCGGGGCAAAACCCCAGAACTACATGAACACCAGCATCCCTTGCTGGGCCGGTGAAGTCGGTGGTTATCTCCACTGCAAGCCGATTTGACAAGGGAAATGCGGTTCGGATAGCCTCTGGAACATAGCAAACTGAATGCGAAGCGAGTTTCTGCTGAGCAAAACGGCCCGAACCGGCCGATTTGACAAAGCGAAAACGGAGTTGCTAAGCTTCAGACACAAACGAAATACCGAACAAAACAAGCGCCCTCGCTTGAATCACTCGACATGAGCGGTTCGAAACGGTGTGCGCGTGTTCTTTGAGAACTCAACAGCGTGCCGAATAGCCAGTAACTTATATGAACCCAGTCAATGGGTTTCCTTTGAGATCAAACTGGACAACTGACAGCAATTGTCAGTGATTGTTCGGAGCGATCAAACAATTCATTATTGGAGAGTTTGATCCTGGCTCAGGACGAACGCTGGCGGCGTGCTTAACACATGCAAGTCGAGCGGTAAGGCCCTTCGGGGTACACGAGCGGCGAACGGGTGAGTAACACGTGGGTAACCTGCCCTGTACTCTGGGATAAGCCTGGGAAACTAGGTCTAATACCGGATATGACACTTCATCGCATGGTGTGGTGTGGAAAGTTCCGGCGGTACAGGATGGACCCGCGGCCTATCAGCTTGTTGGTGGGGTAATGGCCTACCAAGGCGACGACGGGTAGCCGGCCTGAGAGGGCGACCGGCCACACTGGGACTGAGACACGGCCCAGACTCCTACGGGAGGCAGCAGTGGGGAATATTGCACAATGGGCGAAAGCCTGATGCAGCGACGCCGCGTGAGGGATGACTGCCTTCGGGTTGTAAACCTCTTTCAGTAGGGACGAAGCGCAAGTGACGGTACCTACAGAAGAAGCACCGGCTAACTACGTGCCAGCAGCCGCGGTAATACGTAGGGTGCGAGCGTTGTCCGGAATTATTGGGCGTAAAGAGCTCGTAGGCGGTTTGTTGCGTCGGCTGTGAAAACCTACAGCTTAACTGTGGGCCTGCAGTCGATACGGGCAGACTTGAGTTCGGCAGGGGAGACTGGAATTCCTGGTGTAGCGGTGAAATGCGCAGATATCAGGAGGAACACCGGTGGCGAAGGCGGGTCTCTGGGCCGATACTGACGCTGAGGAGCGAAAGCGTGGGGAGCGAACAGGATTAGATACCCTGGTAGTCCACGCCGTAAACGGTGGGTGCTAGGTGTGGGGGACTTCCACGTCCTCCGTGCCGCAGCTAACGCATTAAGCACCCCGCCTGGGGAGTACGGCCGCAAGGCTAAAACTCAAAGGAATTGACGGGGGCCCGCACAAGCGGCGGAG
This window contains:
- a CDS encoding GGDEF domain-containing protein, which codes for MPALLDDVRFAFQPLFNLHTGGVVAVEALARPHDGGVRDLLRVAHGAGYLTNTDVALACRAVGFAADHDLTLPLHLNLMAMTVADRPEFLAPLFGALRDAGRSPSSVVVEIGVPYSRARRSSLLRGLELLRGSGFRIALDGVGEGDVPLGLLAAARPHLLKLDREVVAALPDDPGQCAVVQGLLHIAEHTGSQVVAEGVETEAELASLRRLGVWLAQGNLLATASRRPKVDATIEAVLSEANDPEAVAHTGPIRRAAGPRVTDFLHPATTLPEDATSEQVRELLADHPSLSGVVLVDPEGRPLWSVDRNRFLLAVTGPYGHALHARREAARLADRPHLIATDTSAVELLDIVAGADRVRANDDLVVVDADDKCLGVVRVADVVRGIAELKVERAAALNPLTRLPGSDAVAREVDRRIMAGEFFAVGWLDVDGFKRVNDGVGFAAGDELIRAIGRALSETAVPWPSAQVGHVGGDDFLVVAGLDEIVPMASRVLDTAFEAEGLPVALSLATLVCTAGSVPSYREVSRLLAPLKARAKSLQGTSWVLGRPGDERVDLLRGRPAGDTGFPRPAA
- a CDS encoding lycopene cyclase family protein; amino-acid sequence: MDVIVLGGGPAGRALAGACATSGLETTLVDPRPDRPWTATYGAWADELPSGTPVAAVAPVTRAIGVEHHVLDRAYAVVDNARLQVFHPDVRVETGKAVRTVLGPKSTTVLLADGRTLTATLVVDATGAPPSRGRVEQTAAGVVVSTADAKAVVAEGEALIMDWRQPPDAGVDWPTFLYAVPLDADRVLLEETSLARRPGLPVAELRKRLASRLALHGVDPSDVEEQVRFPVDLNRSAQLAFGAAAALVHPATGYSVATTLTLAPLVAAAIADALPRGPRAARAAARQVVWSPAAKVVHTMRRHGLRVLLSMPSEQVPEFFDLFFGLPEELRHAYLSDREDVAGATKAMAELFRGAPWRLRRTMVLAPQDR